One Mercurialis annua linkage group LG3, ddMerAnnu1.2, whole genome shotgun sequence DNA window includes the following coding sequences:
- the LOC126671592 gene encoding uncharacterized protein LOC126671592 — translation MNLEEDPELVMSGYGNSNSATRCCFCFPSTVGSPWWQRFRSSSSNSLHPPDDCSNNNSQKWWSKGVTALKKFREWSEIVAGPKWKTFIRRFNRTNKTRHQGKFQYDPLSYSLNFDQGNSDDGYNHDDDYGGFRDFSTRYASVSASGKPLAMAIPVMEVDGRGDKDAPVIG, via the coding sequence ATGAACCTTGAAGAAGATCCAGAACTCGTCATGTCAGGCTACGGGAACTCTAACTCCGCCACCCGTTGCTGCTTCTGCTTCCCCTCCACCGTCGGATCACCCTGGTGGCAGAGATTCCGATCCTCCTCCTCCAACAGCCTTCATCCACCGGACGATTGCAGTAACAACAACAGTCAGAAGTGGTGGAGTAAAGGCGTTACGGCGTTGAAGAAATTCCGAGAGTGGTCTGAGATCGTCGCCGGTCCGAAATGGAAAACTTTCATCAGAAGATTTAATAGAACTAATAAAACCAGACATCAAGGTAAATTCCAGTACGATCCTTTGAGTTACTCTTTGAATTTCGATCAAGGCAATTCCGACGACGGTTATAATCACGACGATGATTACGGCGGATTTCGCGATTTCTCGACACGGTACGCTTCTGTTTCGGCCTCCGGTAAGCCGCTCGCTATGGCGATTCCGGTTATGGAAGTGGATGGTCGCGGTGATAAAGACGCGCCGGTGATCGGGTGA
- the LOC126673685 gene encoding RNA-dependent RNA polymerase 2: MGAEVIERPTVRLTNIPLTITATHLLNHLETQLGPDSVYAIEIVSDHKNWKSRGFGRVQFTTLDFKLKAQSLSLQNKLIFKSQNLKISETYDDIIARPVNPKYRVDNGVLHAGFLKEELCLTVLESWDGVRMWVMPERRRVEFWIWVDQDCFKVDISFDNILETVRCCLEGDTTVNATLFKLKYGPRIYKKKYGPDVVSKFSADRYHLCKEDFDFIWIRTTDFSSLKSIGQSTSFCWQFEEGLDDVDIYQSFPYHSHEKKHLDLEDGEEWGSTSEIVPLVRCDSDSTVAYEILFQLNSLVHNQKISLAAVDADLFKILGSLSKDTALVILQKLHKLAFTCYDPLAFIKKQLLVPGRNLKRPLPSSNKNSTSHNIMSCHRALVTPSKIYCLGPELESSNYVVKNYASYASDFMRVTFVDEDWNKLPVNAISASIQQGIFAKPFRTEIYRRILSILQDGIVIGAKKFEFLAFSASQLRSSSVWMFASNDKVKAEDIREWMGCFNKIRSISKCAARMGQLFSSSKQTFIVPSQDVEVIPDIEVTSDGIDYCFSDGIGKISLSFARQVAQKCGLNKTPSAFQIRYGGYKGVIAVDPNSFRKLSLRASMLKFESDNRMLNVTKWTESMPCYMNREIVTLLTTLGVKDEVLEGLLQRQLHLLGRMLSGREAALNVLENLTWANSKNILVKMLLQGYEPDVEPYLSMMLRAYHENLLLELRTKCRIFVPRGRILVGCLDETGILDYGQVYVRITMTKTELQSVDQSFFRKVDETTAVVTGKVVVTKNPCLHPGDIRVLDAVYEVELEEKGSVDCILFPQKGERPHPNECSGGDLDGDQFFISWDEGLVPSEMESPMNYQGRRPRIMDHNVTLEEIHKFFVDYMINDTLGAISTAHLVHADFEPEKARSTKCLQLADLHSMAVDFAKTGAPAEMPKALKPKEFPDFMERNEKKMYISEGVLGKLYRNTLNSSGLERSKFVWTEQTAETTYDRDLEVEGFTEYIEIASTHKEMYAEKLSGLMDYYEAKSEDEILTGNLRDKAMYLQRDNRRYGDTKDRILISVKNLQKEAKEWFESSCEPKEQRRLASAWYHVTYHPSYYQEGMSCLSFPWILADILLNVKSANSKNNSSTV, from the exons ATGGGAGCGGAGGTAATAGAGAGACCCACCGTTCGCCTCACAAACATCCCACTAACCATTACAGCAACCCACCTCTTAAATCACCTCGAAACCCAACTCGGTCCCGACTCAGTTTACGCTATAGAAATTGTATCAGACCACAAAAATTGGAAATCACGAGGCTTTGGTCGTGTCCAGTTCACAACCCTCGATTTTAAACTCAAAGCTCAGTCCCTTTCTCTGCAAAACAAGCTTATTTTCAAGTCCCAGAACCTTAAAATCTCTGAAACTTACGATGATATTATAGCTAGACCCGTTAACCCTAAGTATAGGGTTGATAATGGGGTTTTGCATGCGGGGTTTTTGAAAGAGGAGCTTTGTTTGACTGTTTTGGAGAGCTGGGATGGTGTTAGAATGTGGGTTATGCCTGAGAGGAGAAGAGTTGAGTTTTGGATTTGGGTTGATCAAGATTGTTTTAAGGTTGATATTAGTTTTGATAATATTTTGGAAACTGTTAGATGCTGTCTCGAAGGTGACACCACTGTTAATGCCACTCtttttaag CTCAAGTATGGACCGAggatatataaaaagaaatacgGACCTGATGTAGTTTCGAAATTTAGTGCTGATAGGTACCACTTGTGCAAGGaagattttgattttatttggatTCGCACAACGGACTTTTCTTCTTTGAAATCAATTGGACAATCAACTTCATTTTGTTGGCAATTTGAAGAAGGTTTAGACGATGTGGATATATATCAAAGTTTCCCGTATCATTCTCATGAgaagaaacatttagatttagaAGATGGGGAGGAATGGGGTTCTACATCTGAAATAGTACCACTTGTTAGATGTGATTCTGATTCTACGGTAGCTTATGAGATATTATTCCAGTTGAATTCGCTTGTTCATAATCAAAAAATTAGTCTTGCTGCTGTAGATGCCGATCTGTTTAAAATTCTTGGCAGTTTGAGCAAAGATACTGCTCTAGTGATTCTTCAGAAGTTGCACAAGTTGGCATTCACTTGTTATGATCCTTTAGCTTTTATAAAGAAGCAATTACTTGTTCCGGGAAGAAACCTTAAAAGACCTTTGCCGTCATCGAACAAAAATTCAACAAGTCATAATATAATGAGTTGTCACAGAGCCTTAGTTACACCGTCAAAAATTTATTGCTTAGGTCCTGAATTGGAATCCTCAAATTATGTTGTCAAAAATTATGCTTCTTATGCTTCAGACTTTATGAGAGTCACTTTTGTTGATGAAGATTGGAATAAGCTTCCTGTGAATGCCATTTCCGCAAGTATCCAGCAAGGTATTTTTGCAAAACCTTTCAGAACTGAAATTTATCGTAGAATATTATCTATTCTTCAAGATGGGATTGTTATAGGAGCCAAAAAGTTTGAGTTTCTCGCTTTCTCGGCTAGTCAACTACGATCAAGTTCTGTTTGGATGTTTGCCTCAAATGATAAAGTGAAGGCAGAAGATATTAGAGAATGGATGGGTTGCTTTAATAAGATCCGCAGTATTTCAAAATGTGCAGCAAGGATGGGCCAGTTGTTCAGCTCTTCAAAACAAACTTTTATTGTTCCCTCACAAGATGTAGAGGTTATCCCTGACATTGAAGTTACTTCTGATGGGATTGACTACTGCTTTTCAGATGGTATTGGGAAAATTTCTCTTTCTTTTGCTAGACAGGTTGCTCAAAAGTGTGGCTTGAATAAAACTCCATCGGCATTTCAAATTCGATATGGTGGCTATAAAGGTGTAATCGCTGTGGATCCCAATTCCTTCAGGAAGCTATCTTTGCGTGCTAGTATGCTTAAATTTGAATCAGATAACAGAATGCTTAATGTCACTAAATGGACTGAATCCATGCCTTGCTATATGAATCGGGAGATTGTTACTCTCTTGACTACCTTGGGAGTGAAAGATGAAGTATTGGAGGGTTTGCTGCAGCGACAATTGCATCTACTGGGAAGAATGCTGAGTGGTAGAGAGGCCGCTTTAAATGTCTTAGAGAATTTGACTTGGGCTAATTCCAAGAACATTCTGGTAAAGATGTTGCTTCAAGGATATGAGCCTGATGTAGAACCTTATCTTTCAATGATGCTTCGAGCTTATCATGAAAATTTGTTGCTGGAATTGAGAACCAAGTGTCGGATATTTGTTCCAAGAGGACGTATCCTTGTTGGTTGTTTGGACGAGACAGGAATTCTAGATTATGGCCAAGTTTATGTCCGGATAACCATGACTAAAACAGAGCTGCAGAGTGTAGATCAGAGCTTTTTCCGGAAGGTAGATGAAACAACGGCTGTAGTAACAGGAAAGGTGGTTGTTACTAAAAATCCTTGTCTTCACCCAGGAGATATTAGAGTACTTGACGCTGTGTATGAAGTAGAATTGGAAGAGAAGGGTTCCGTTGATTGCATTCTTTTCCCTCAAAAAGGAGAAAG GCCTCATCCAAATGAATGCTCCGGTGGCGATCTTGATGGGGACCAATTTTTCATAAGCTGGGACGAAGGTCTCGTGCCTAGTGAAATGGAGAGTCCAATGAATTACCAAGGACGAAGACCACGTATAATGGATCATAATGTGACACTTGAG GAAATTCACAAGTTTTTCGTAGATTACATGATCAATGATACTTTGGGCGCCATTTCCACTGCGCATTTAGTTCATGCTGACTTTGAACCCGAAAAAGCTAGAAGTACAAAATGTCTACAATTGGCAGATCTCCACTCAATGGCAGTTGACTTTGCAAAAACCGGCGCACCAGCTGAGATGCCTAAGGCTTTGAAACCAAAGGAGTTTCCGGATTTCATGGAAAGAAATGAGAAAAAGATGTACATATCTGAGGGAGTATTGGGAAAACTGTACAGAAATACGCTTAATTCAAGTGGACTCGAACGTTCAAAGTTTGTTTGGACAGAGCAAACTGCCGAAACAACATATGATCGCGACCTCGAGGTAGAGGGATTTACCGAATACATTGAAATTGCCTCGACTCACAAGGAAATGTATGCGGAGAAACTAAGTGGTCTGATGGATTATTACGAGGCAAAGAGCGAAGATGAGATACTGACAGGGAACCTGAGGGATAAGGCGATGTATTTGCAGCGCGACAACAGGAGATATGGAGATACAAAAGATAGAATTCTGATATCTGTGAAGAATTTGCAGAAGGAGGCTAAAGAATGGTTTGAGAGCAGCTGCGAGCCGAAAGAACAGCGACGCCTAGCCTCGGCATGGTATCATGTTACTTACCATCCAAGTTATTACCAAGAAGGAATGAGTTGCTTAAGTTTTCCATGGATTCTAGCTGACATTCTGTTGAACGTAAAGTCTGCAAATAGCAAAAATAACTCATCAACTGTTTAG